Proteins encoded together in one Mus caroli chromosome 4, CAROLI_EIJ_v1.1, whole genome shotgun sequence window:
- the C4H8orf88 gene encoding uncharacterized protein C8orf88 homolog isoform X2 — protein sequence MTMETKKLIGKPLQPARPVRHLSSPPGPVFPFNFQNEYPCSTQCLQSGVGRCKTNGMQAFSQGLNEQQQHQSPVKKERIKYSRDFLLKLSSVSICRKKPDFLPDHPIVLQKPENNQSFK from the exons ATGacaatggaaacaaaaaaatTGATTGGCAAACCGCTTCAACCAGCAAGACCTGTTCGtcatctctcttctcctccag GACCAGTGTTCCCTTTCAACTTTCAGAATGAATATCCATGCAGCACTCAATGCTTACAAAGTGGAGTGGGCAGA TGTAAGACGAATGGAATGCAAGCCTTTTCTCAAGGTCTTAATGAGCAACAGCAACACCAGTCTCCAGTTAAAAAAG AGAGAATTAAATATAGCAGAGATTTCTTGTTGAAGCTTTCAAGTGTTTCCATCTGCAGAAAAAAACCAGACTTTCTGCCTGATCACCCCATTGTACTTCAAAAACCA gaaaacaaccaaagTTTTAAGTAG
- the C4H8orf88 gene encoding uncharacterized protein C8orf88 homolog isoform X1, translating to MTMETKKLIGKPLQPARPVRHLSSPPGPVFPFNFQNEYPCSTQCLQSGVGRCKTNGMQAFSQGLNEQQQHQSPVKKERIKYSRDFLLKLSSVSICRKKPDFLPDHPIVLQKPVSFLTSLLQNSIQENNQSFK from the exons ATGacaatggaaacaaaaaaatTGATTGGCAAACCGCTTCAACCAGCAAGACCTGTTCGtcatctctcttctcctccag GACCAGTGTTCCCTTTCAACTTTCAGAATGAATATCCATGCAGCACTCAATGCTTACAAAGTGGAGTGGGCAGA TGTAAGACGAATGGAATGCAAGCCTTTTCTCAAGGTCTTAATGAGCAACAGCAACACCAGTCTCCAGTTAAAAAAG AGAGAATTAAATATAGCAGAGATTTCTTGTTGAAGCTTTCAAGTGTTTCCATCTGCAGAAAAAAACCAGACTTTCTGCCTGATCACCCCATTGTACTTCAAAAACCAGTGAGTTTCCTCACTTCCTTATTGCAAAATTCTATTCAG gaaaacaaccaaagTTTTAAGTAG